One window of the Vigna radiata var. radiata cultivar VC1973A chromosome 1, Vradiata_ver6, whole genome shotgun sequence genome contains the following:
- the LOC106772865 gene encoding chlorophyll a-b binding protein CP26, chloroplastic codes for MASLAASTAAASLGMSEMLGNPINLSGATRPAPSPSSPASFKTVALFSKKKAAPPPPKKPAAVSPANDELAKWYGPDRRIFLPDGLLDRSEIPEYLTGEVPGDYGYDPFGLSKKPEDFAKYQAFELIHARWAMLGAAGFIIPEAFNKYGANCGPEAVWFKTGALLLDGGTLNYFGKPIPINLIVAVIAEIVLVGGAEYYRIINGLNFEDKLHPGGPFDPLGLANDPDQAALLKVKEIKNGRLAMFAMLGFYFQAYVTGEGPVENLAKHLSDPFGNNLLTVIAGNAERAPTL; via the exons ATGGCTTCCCTTGCAGCTTCCACTGCTGCTGCATCCCTTGGCATGTCAGAAATGCTTGGAAACCCCATCAACCTCAGTGGTGCCACAAGGCCTGCTCCATCTCCCTCTAGCCCTGCCTCCTTCAAAACTGTGGCTCTTTTCTCCAAAAAGAAGGCAGCACCACCTCCCCCCAAAAAACCTGCTGCTGTTTCTCCTGCCAATGATGAACTTGCCAAGTGGTATG GTCCTGACAGAAGGATCTTCTTGCCAGATGGTCTCTTGGACCGATCTGAGATCCCGGAGTACTTGACTGGAGAAGTCCCCGGAGA TTATGGTTATGACCCTTTTGGTCTCAGCAAGAAGCCAGAGGACTTTGCCAA ATATCAGGCATTTGAGTTGATTCACGCCAGATGGGCAATGCTTGGTGCTGCTGGATTCATCATTCCTGAGGCCTTCAACAAATATGGAGCAAACTGTGGTCCTGAGGCTGTTTGGTTCAAG ACAGGAGCTCTGCTTCTTGATGGGGGTACGTTGAACTACTTTGGGAAGCCCATTCCCATCAATCTTATTGTGGCTGTCATTGCTGAGATAGTTCTTGTGGGAGGTGCAGAGTACTACAGAATTATTAATGGCCTG AATTTCGAAGACAAACTTCATCCAGGTGGTCCATTTGACCCATTGGGACTTGCAAATGATCCAGATCAGGCTGCACTGCTAAAGGTGAAGGAAATCAAGAATGGTAGACTTGCTATGTTTGCCATGCTTGGTTTCTACTTCCAAGCCTATGTGACTGGAGAAGGCCCTGTTGAGAACCTTGCAAAGCATCTCAGCGACCCTTTTGGCAACAACTTGCTCACAGTCATTGCTGGAAATGCTGAAAGAGCTCCAACTCTCTAA
- the LOC106774379 gene encoding probable leucine-rich repeat receptor-like protein kinase At1g35710, giving the protein MVCSVHLLPLLFLFLLALLLNPTCVCGNDELRALMDLKSSLDPEGRFLSSWTIDGSPCGGYFEGVACNEKGQVANVSLQGKGLSGRLSPAIGGLKHLTGLYLHYNSLSGEIPRKVANLTELSDLYLNVNHFSGEIPPEIGKMEKLQVLQLCYNQLTGSIPTQLGDLKKLSVLALQSNQLAGAIPATLGDLEMLTRLDLSSNNLFGSIPTKLANLPSLQVLDVHNNTLSGNVPTALKRLENGFVYENNVGLCGVGFSSLKACTASNNVNLTRPEPYGAGVGSISRDIPETANVKLPCNTTRCQNPSKSKQATSITVGIVLVTIAVSAIGVLTFTVYRRRKQKLGSAFDTSEGRVSTDQAKSIYRKNGSPLVSLEYSNGWDPLADSRNFNGDKQDLFQSFRFNLEEVESATQYFSELNLLGKSNFSATYKGVLRDGSAVAIKSISKTSCKSDEAEFLKGLNILTSLRNEHLVRLRGFCCSRGRGECFLVYDFVPNGNLTRYLDVKEGDGEVLEWSTRVSIVKGIAKGIAYLHAHKSNKPALVHQNISAEKVLLDRRYNPMLSDSGLYKLLTNDIVFSALKGSAAKGYLAPEYTTTGRFTEKSDVYAFGVLLFQIITGKQKITSAMRLAAESFTFQEFIDPNLRGKFFEYEAAKLAKMALLCSHESQFERPSMEAIVQELGNCSSCL; this is encoded by the exons ATGGTTTGTTCAGTGCATCTGCTTCcacttctcttcctcttcctcctggCTTTGCTCTTGAATCCGACATGTGTCTGTGGCAATGACGAGCTTAGAGCTCTGATGGACCTGAAATCCAGTTTGGATCCAGAGGGGCGGTTTCTGTCATCATGGACCATCGATGGCAGCCCCTGTGGTGGTTACTTTGAGGGAGTCGCTTGCAATGAGAAGGGTCAGGTGGCAAATGTTTCTCTGCAGGGGAAAGGGCTCTCTGGGAGGCTTTCACCGGCCATCGGTGGACTAAAGCACTTGACAGGACTCTACTTGCATTACAATTCTTTGTCTGGGGAGATTCCAAGGAAAGTTGCAAACTTGACTGAGCTCAGTGACTTGTACCTGAATGTGAATCATTTTTCTGGTGAAATCCCACCTGAGATTGGCAAGATGGAGAAGCTTCAAG TTTTGCAGCTCTGTTATAATCAGTTAACAGGAAGCATACCTACACAGCTTGGCGATTTGAAAAAGCTCAGTGTTCTTGCTCTTCAGTCAAACCAGTTGGCTGGAGCTATCCCTGCTACCCTAGGAGATTTGGAAATGTTGACGAGGCTAGATTTGAGTTCTAATAATCTCTTTGGTTCCATTCCCACTAAACTAGCCAATCTTCCTTCACTGCAAGTTCTGGATGTTCACAACAACACTCTCTCTGGGAATGTACCTACTG CTTTGAAGAGACTAGAGAATGGATTTGTGTATGAAAACAATGTGGGGTTATGTGGAGTTGGGTTTTCATCCTTGAAAGCTTGCACTGCTTCAAATAATGTTAATCTCACACGACCTGAACCTTATGGAGCAGGAGTTGGAAGTATCTCTAGAGATATCCCAGAAACTGCTAATGTAAAGTTGCCTTGCAATACAACTCGTTGCCAAAATCCATCTAAATCCAAACAAGCCACATCTATCACAGTTGGCATTGTTCTAGTAACAATTGCAGTATCAGCAATTGGTGTTTTGACCTTCACCGTATATAGGCGGCGGAAACAAAAGCTTGGAAGTGCCTTTGATACTTCTGAAGGCCGAGTAAGTACAGATCAAGCCAAGAGTATATACAGGAAAAATGGATCTCCTTTGGTTAGCCTTGAGTATTCTAATGGGTGGGACCCTTTGGCTGATAGCAGGAATTTCAACGGGGATAAGCAAGATTTGTTCCAGAGTTTCAGGTTCAACTTGGAAGAAGTGGAGTCAGCTACTCAGTATTTCTCAGAGTTGAATCTGTTGGGGAAGAGCAACTTTAGTGCTACATATAAAGGGGTTTTGAGAGATGGATCTGCTGTTGCTATCAAGAGCATCAGTAAAACTAGTTGCAAATCAGATGAAGCTGAGTTTTTGAAGGGATTGAACATTTTGACCTCACTGAGAAATGAGCATTTAGTGAGGTTGAGAGGATTTTGTTGTTCAAGGGGACGAGGGGAATGCTTTCTGGTCTATGATTTTGTTCCTAATGGAAATCTTACACGCTACCTTGATGTGAAGGAAGGTGATGGAGAAGTTCTTGAATGGTCAACTAGAGTTTCTATTGTGAAAGGAATTGCTAAAG GTATAGCATATTTACATGCACACAAATCAAACAAACCAGCCCTTGTTCACCAAAACATCTCAGCTGAGAAAGTGCTACTCGATCGGCGGTACAACCCAATGCTTTCAGATTCCGGCTTGTACAAGCTTCTCACCAATGACATTGTCTTCTCTGCACTAAAGGGTAGTGCAGCAAAGGGATACTTGGCTCCAGAATACACCACAACCGGCCGGTTCACGGAGAAAAGTGATGTTTATGCATTTGGAGTGCTTCTTTTCCAGATTATCACAGGGAAACAGAAGATCACAAGTGCAATGCGCCTTGCAGCAGAGTCCTTTACATTCCAAGAATTTATTGACCCGAACTTGCGTGGCAAGTTCTTTGAATACGAGGCAGCTAAACTAGCCAAGATGGCTTTACTTTGCTCCCATGAATCTCAGTTTGAGAGGCCAAGCATGGAAGCCATTGTTCAAGAACTGGGGAATTGTAGTAGCTGTCTTTga